The Lolium rigidum isolate FL_2022 chromosome 2, APGP_CSIRO_Lrig_0.1, whole genome shotgun sequence genomic interval gcataagagttaactcataaagcaatagttcatagtaaaagcattgaagcaacacaaaggaagattaagtttcagcggttgctttcaacttgtaacatgtatatctcatggatattgtcaacatagagtaatataataagtgcaatatgcaagtatgtaggaatcaatgcacagttcacacaagtgtttgcttcttgaggtggagagaaataggtgaactgactcaacataaaagtaaaagaatggtcctccatagaggaaaagcatcgattgctatatttgtgctagagctttgattttgaaaacatgaaacaattttgtcaacggtagtaataaagcatatgtatcatgtaaattctatcttacaagttgcaagccacatgcatagtatactaatagtgcccgcaccttgtcctaattagcttggactaccggatcgttgcaatacacatgttttaaccaagtgtcacaatggggtacctctatgccgcctgtacaaaggtctaaggagaaagctcgcattggatttctcgctattgattattctcaacttagacatccataccgggacaacatagacaacagataatggactcctctttaatgcataagcatgtggcaacaattattattctcatatgagattgaggatatatgtccaaaactgaaacttccaccatggatcatggctttagttagcggcccaatgttcttctctaacaatatgcatgcttaaccataaggtggtggatctcccttacttcagacaagacgaacatgcatagcaactcacatgatattcaacaaagaatagttgatggcgtccccagtgaacatggttatcgcacaacaagcaacttaataagagataaagtgcataagtacatattcaataccacaatagtttttaagctatttgtccaatgagctatatattgcaaaggcgaatgttggaattttttttaaaggtagcactcaagcaatttactttggaatggcggagaaataccatgtagtaggtagatatggtggacacaaatggcatagtggttggctcaaggattttggatgcatgagaagtaatccttctcgatacaaggtttaggctagcaaggttatttgaaacaaacacaaggatgaacggcgcagcaaaactcacataaaagacatattgtaaacattataagaatctacaccgtcttccttgttgttcaaaactcaatactagatattatctagactttagagagaccaaatatgcaaaccaaattttagcatgctctatgtatttcttcattaatgggtgcaaagcatatgatgcaagagcttaaacatgagcacaacaattgccaagtatcacattatccaagacattatagcaattactacatgtatcattttccaattccaaccatataacaatttaacgaagaagaaacttcgccatgaatattatgagtaaagcctaaggacatacttgtccatatgctacagcggagcgtgtctctctcccacacaaggaatgctaggatccatttattcaagcaaaacaaaaacaaaaacaaaccgacactacaagaaaagcacataagatgtgatggaataaaaatatagtttcaggggaggaacctgataatgttgtcgatgaagaaggggatgccttgggcatccccaagcttagacgcttgagtcttcttagaatatgcaggggtgaaccaccggggcatccccaagcttagagctttcactctccttgatcatgttgcatcatactcctctcttgatccttgaaaacttcctccacaccaaacttagaacaactcattagagggttagtggacaataaaaattaacatgttcagaggtgacataatcattcttaacacttctggacattgcacaaagctactggacattaatggatcaaagaaattcatccaacatagcaaaagaggcaatgcgaaataaaaggcagaatctgtcaaaacagaacagttcgtattgacgaattttatcgaggcaccagacttgctcaaatgaaaatgctcaaattgaatgaaagttgcgtacatatctgaggatcactcacgtaaattggcataattgtctgagttacctacagagaaaacagcccagattcgtgacagcaaagaaatctgtttctgcgcagtaatccaaatctagtatgaactttactatcaacgactttacttggcacaataaaaaacactaaactaagataaggagaggttgctacagtagtaaacaacttccaagactcaaaataaaaacaaattactgtagtaaaaacatgggttgtctcccataagcgcttttctttaacgcctttcagctaggcgcagaaagtgtgtatcaagtattatcaaagggtggtgcatctacagcggggtgtggagttttctcaaccaggcatagtatattagatacataagttttagcgtcccccttttcattagtcttgggcttgctactctcatcaaacaaattttcaggaacaagccaagcataattattttctagtgcatcattcatttctaggagcttacatggtattggtgctttgatctccccaccatcattaatattattagtgtactttattctatccatatccatctcttcaaggagactaacaaaattggtataagaaccaagcatattatatttagcaaagacctttctagcctctcttgctataccaccaaattctctaagaagggtttctaaaacaaagtctttcttttccccttcttccatatcaccgagtgtaagaaacatgtgttggattataggattgaggttaacaaatttagtttccatcatacgaactaaagcagcagcggcaatttcataggtaggagtaagttctaccaagtgtctatcttaaaaatcttcaacggtactgacatgattgaaaaattcttctatattatttctcccaattatagacccacgtcctactggtatgtctttcgtggtaaaattaaaaggaaacatgatgaatcaagtaaagtaaatgcaagtaactaatttttttgtgtttttgatatagcaaacgagattgcaaataaagtaaaactagcaactaattttttttgtattttgatttagtgctgcaaacaaagtagtaaataaaactaagcaagacaaaaacaaagtaaagagattgggaagtggagactccccttgcagcgtgtcttgagctccccggcaacggcgccagaaatttgcttgatgcgtgtggttgacacgtccgttgggaaccccaagaggaaggtgtgatgcgcacagcggcaagtttccctcagtaagaaaccaaggtttaatcgaaccagtaggagtcaagaagcacgttgaaggttgatggcggcgagatgtagtgcggcgcaacaccagggatgccggcgccaacgtggaacctgcacaacacaaccaaagtactttgccccaacgaaacagtgaggttgtcaatctcaccggcttgctgtaacaaaggattaaccgtattgtgtggaagatgattgtttgcagaaaacagtagaacagtattgcagtagattgtatttcagtatagagaattggactggggtccacagttcactagaggtgtctctcccataagataaacagcatgttgggtgaacaaattacagttgggcaattgacaaataaagagggcatgaccatacacatacatattatgatgagtatagtgagatttaattgggcattacgacaaagtacatagaccgctatccagcatgcatctatgcctaaaaagtccatcttcaggttatcatccgaaccccctccagtattaagttgctaacaacagacaattgcattaagtattgcgcgtaatgtaatcagtaactacatccttgaacatagcaccaatgttttatccctagtggcaacgagcacgtccataatcttagaggtttcagtcactccccggattcacggagacatgaacccactatcgagcataaatactccctcttggagttacaagcatctacttggccggagcatctactagtaacggagagcatgcaagatcataaacaacacatagacataaattgataatcaacataacaagtattctctattcatcggatcccaacaaacgcaacatatagaattacagatagatgatcttgatcatgttcggcagctcacaagacccgacaattaagcacaatggggagaagacaaccatctagctactgctatggacccatagtccaggggtaaactactcactcatcactccggaggcgaccatggcggcgtagagtcctccgggagatgattcccctctccggcagggtgccggaggcgatctcctgaatcccccgagatgggattggcggcggcggcgtctctggaaggttttccgtatcgtggctctcggtactgggggtttcgcgacggaggctttaagtaggcggaagggcaggtcagggggccacacgagggccccacactacaggtcggcgcggccaagggctgggccgcgccgccctatggtgtggccacctcgtggccccacttcgtctcctcttcggtcttctggaagcttcgtggcaaaataggaccctgggcgttgatttcgtccaattccgagaatatttcgttactaggatttttgaaaccaaaaacagcagaaaacagcaactggctcttcggcatcttgttaataggttagttccagaaaatgcacgaatatgacataaagtgtgcataaaacatgtagataacatcaataatgtggcatggaacacaagaaattatcgatacgtcggagacgtatcagcgtctgCGACGCGGCGGGGCGTCTGCGGCCGCCAGCTGATCACTCATGTCGGCTTCTCGACCCAAGGTACTCGTCCTACTCAATACCCATTGACCCATTAGTATTCATGGAAACGAAACAAGAGGAGGGCCGCGTGACGCTGCAGGTGGCCCCTCAGAAAACTCATCGTCTCGCTGAAAAGATTCTTGCAGAGGACGACGCGTCGCTCGTGGCCACGGGTTCGTGTTTATAGGCAACCAACACTGAAGCCAAATCTCTCACTATCTCTGCCATACGTGCAATGCTCTCTGCTGCGCCCAGTGCACACTCCACACCACCTCGCTAGCTTGCTACCTCACCGTCGCACAACCATGGCAGCACCACCCCTCGCGTCACACCTGCTCGCCGTAGCCGTGTTCCTCGCGTGCTCCGTCACCGGCCACACGGTACACGGCGCTCCCGAGCCTGCTGCCACCATGGCGGACTGCCACGCGCTGCTGTCTCGCTCATCATGGGCAACCCCTCACGGGCCCTGGCGTCCTGgacgagcaccaccaccaccacaacaaaCATCTCgtccgcgccaccgccgtgccaatGGCGGGGCGTGTCGTGCGGCACGAGGGGGAGCCGCCGCGGCCGCAAACACCGGGAAGGCGACGTCTGACGCCGTGTTCGCGCTCGCCTGGCGCTCCGCGCTTGCCACCGAGGCCTGCCACTGGGCCGACGCCGTGCTCGCGCTCGCCTGGCCAttccgtcgagcaccttgtgtgcggcgTCGACAGGTGGTGTGCGGTGGCGTGGCGCGGATGGCGACGACCTCCAACAGTACTCATGCACGGCAGCGTGGCTCGTAGCGGCGGTGGCCACGGTCTCGTGCGGTGGCGGCGCATCGGCGGCGGCCAACGGCGCCGGAGAAGGGGAGGGAGAGGCGACGGGGGCGCGGCCAGTACATACCTGCAGAGGCGCGGCGTGGCGATGGCGTGGTGCGCGATGGCGTGGACGATGGCAACGGCGTGGCGCTGACGACGGACGGCGGCGAAGGCGTGGTGCACGACGGCGGCGAAGGCGTGGCGCGGCGGCGGTCTCCTCTGTTCGTGTCGACGatgtgttgatttggggaattttcCCCGCGCGGCTAAGTGTAATTGAGGCGAaccccctttggtaccggttggtaccaccaaccggtacgaaagacctttcgtaccggttggtggtaccaaccggtaccaaagggtttttttgttttcttttttgttttactgttttcttttcttttgatgtttcttttctatttcttttttctattatgttcttctttcttttctgttttcttaccCCAACATTGTGCACCAATGGAAGACTACTGCAATTTGGCCCGTacatgtcggcggcggcggcaaccgGTGGTCCACGAGGGAGGGGTAGCGCGCGAGACGAGCGCGACGGCGGCGCAAACCCTAATCGCGAGAGGTCAGCGGGAGGAGGCTAGGGATAGCGGGTTGGATCGGGCGCTGTTTGTTGTTATGGAATCGATGGCagaggaaactttcccgccacgacgccgcacgGGAGAAAAAatgcgggaaagaaagggcgggaataaatttttattacgattgaactcgaattaaaagtacatagctaaactgaaaattaagatacagggccagatttgactgttggagtcattcagtcatactcgtgcctagccctatagtagtcgccactgtagtcgtcgtagtcgccgtcatcatcgtcgctggcatcggggtcgcggtagtcgaacctcggtgggagagcacgcgtgggctgggactgagggtagcgcaggcgggggccacggtaggccatgatgccctggagagtccggccgcgccaccacagccgacggccggcctcgttgaagttcgaaggaggcgggccgccctcctcctgcctggcaagcgccctctcacgccgattgatgaagaagctttcccaagtcgggttgtagtcgggatgccactggggattcctccgctgctttgGCGTGAGcttgaagtagtagtggttcgtgatggccatctcgcgcgccacacctagagggactggagggaccggtacgcctccgacgcttagcaaccagccggtcgggacgcggtagcccggcgggcaggggtagttcgaggagcatagcgcctccgcctcccggggggttagagatacgatggaagccatgagagagaatGATGagatttgcagatatgagtctagatgtgatatgtaaatggaggccaagcctacatatatatagtgaaaaaatggcgggaagacagaggcgggaaccggtggaaagcgcgggaagaaaataggcgggaacgcaatggcgcggcaaacctttagtaccggttggtgggtgcaaccggtactaaaggtgttttttctgtcatgtaacaaaactgtcggtgggataaggacgcgtgggtaacctttagtaccggttggtgggtgcaaccggtactaaaggtggtttttctatCATGTAACaaaaccgtcggtgggataaggatgcgTGGGTAatgtttagtaccggctggtgggtgcaaccggtactaaagctgtcggcaggataaggacgccctactcgatgagataaagcatgtagcgcacgacgccctgtcggaggaagaagacaaagtagaagcggcgtcgtgcctataaaaggagcatcgataggccatggcaagcagctcaacaagccaacatagatggagagtttcatcaccatggatggaggaaagggttgggaaatctcccgtggcggaacttgtcgaagatgcccttggtgcacacgccctatggcatcttcggaagttccgcctcggaaaaatttccccgcaagcccgtcaaagactccatctcctctaacaattttggggaaagggttgggaaatctcccgtggcggaacttgtcgaagatgcccttggtgcacatgccctatggcatcttcggaagttccgcctcggaaaaatttccctgcaagcccgtcaaagactccatctcctctaacaatgttggggaaagggttgggaaatctcccgtggcggaacttctcgaatatgcccttggtgcacatgccctatatatggcatattcggaagttccgcctcggaaaaattccctgcaagcccgtgaaagctacttaactaataaaacaagccaaccatctccattgttaatatcttacatacagtaacatcattacacaaaagtgatttccatattgagatacacaagttatgatccctatctagctagtcttctgagttctcttcgtctgtttccctttcttctggcTACGACACAACCATGgaaaatcttcattgtttaagatgatgcttgggtcattttttaccttgaagggtggaatatcatcaaacttattataatcttctgacatgtctgtcttgtcctctactcccacgatgtttctttttcctgaaagaactatgtgccgctttggctcattgtatgatgtgtcctcttgcctttctttttttcggtttgctagacatgtccttcacataaaaaacctgagccacttcactggctaggacgaatagtttggtgtcgtaccctagattcttgaaatccactatactcattccgtactgcgggtctacatgtaccccgtctttcaggttgaaccatttgcaccggaataaagggaccttgaaattaggtccatagtcaagttcccatatctcctctatgtacccataatatgtgaccttgttcccattgccatcttctgcatcaaagcggacaccactgttttggttggtgctctatttgtcttgggcgaatgtgtaaaatgtgttcccattaatctcgtacccttgaaaagtcgatatagtagaagatggttgcttggccaacaagtacacctgctcgtcatcagtgacattcatgagacgtgtttgcaaccaaccgccgaaagtcttcatgtgttctccatcaatccaatcttcacgttgctccgggtatttagagcgtaagatatccttgtgttcctctttgtacggagccaccaagatggaattatgtagaactgtgtagtgtgcttgagtgaaagaatgtccgtccatacacgttgttgctttctttcctagcgtgccttttccacgcagtctcccctcatagcgcgattcaggaacaccgatcggcttaaggtcaggaataaagtcaacacaaaactcaatgacctcctctgttccatagcccttggagatgcttccttctggcctagcacggttatgaacgtacttctttaagactcccatgaatctctcaaaggggaacatgttgtgtagaaatacaggatcgagaacgccaatctcttcgaccaggtgaactaggagatgtgtcataatattgaagaaggatggtgcgaacaccaactcgaagctaactagacattggaccacatccttctgtaaattttgtagagtaagtggattgatcaccttctgagaaattgcattgaggaacacacatagcttcacaatgggtactcgaacattttccggcagaagccccctcaatgcaaccggaagtaattgtgtcataatcacgtggcagtcatgagactttaggttttgaaactttttctctgacatgtttattattccctttatattcgacgagaagacatacgggaccttgatgctactcaggacttcaaaaaatatctccttctcctctttcgtaagagcgtagctggcaggaccttgatacttctctggattcaggttgtttccttcgagcatactttgctggtcctgccgtgcatccggtgtatcttttgtctttccatacacgcccaagaagtttagcaggttcacgcaaagatttttcatcacgtgcatcacgtcaattgcagagtgaacctctaagaatttccagtagggtagctcccaaaatattgacttcttcttccacatgggtacgtgtccgtcaacatcatgcggaacagattgtccgctgggaccctttccaaagatcacttttaaatccttgaccatatcatatataacttccccagtagggcgggtaggctttgttcggttatctgcctcacctccgaaatgctttcctctctttcttacgtgatgttgttttggaataaatcgacgatgccccaggtacacattcttgtttcccaaatatataatgtcagtctcacctaaatagtgtgtgcatgcattgtatcccttgtttgactgccctgaaatgttactatataagagcaggccaatcattgatggttacaaacaacaacggtattaggttaaattccttttgttcgtgctcatcccacacaggtacaccttcgtcacgccacaactgtaaaagttcttcaaccaatggcctcaggtacacatcaatgtcattgccgggttgcctcgggccctggatgagcactggcatcataatgaactcccgcttcatgcacaaccaaggaggaaggttatagatacatagagtcactggccaggtgctatgactggagctctgctcaccgaaaggattaaagccatctgtacttagaccaaatcttaagttccttgcgtcatctgaaaatgacttgaactctctctcaattttttctccactgcgacccgtcagcggggtgtctcagcatcacatctttcttacggtcctctttgtgccatcgcaacaacttagcatgctctttgttttggaacaaacgtttcaaccgtggtattataagagcataccacatcaccttcgcaggaaccctcttcatggtgttggactcaccctcaacatcgccagggtcatctcgcctgatcttatatctcaatgcactacataccgggcatgcattcaaattctcgtactccccgcggtagaggatgcagtcattgatgcatgcatgtatcttctgcagctctaatcctagagggcagacaaccttctttgctttgtacgtactagagggcaatacgttctcccctggaagcatcttctttattattttcagcaacttttcaaaccccttgtcagaagtaccattctctgccttccattgcagcaattccagcgtggtacccagctttttctggccatctttgcaatttgggtacaacagtgtcTTGTGAtcttctaacattttctccaacttcaacctctccttttcacttccgtagcttatcttcgcatcaagaatggcccgacccaaatcgtcatcgggatcatcaaaaatcggctcatcaaaaatgggctcttcttatcttcgtcttcccccattctactatcaccgtcttcagtgaacataggatagttgacactatcctcttcttcttcgttgtcttccaatataacccctctttctctgtgcttggtccaacaattatagctgggcatgaaaccgttctccagcaggtggacgtgaatggtctttgaggtagagtaatccatcgtattcttacaggaactacatggataatagatgaaaccattcgactgcctatttgcctcagccacgttgagaaaataatgcatgccattaatgaagtcgggatggcaccgatcaccgtacatccattgtcgaattatctgcattttatatgtatatcaaaaatcattaattacacaacatcgtggatatatgagtgaacaacttaattaatattcaagttcatcacataaaactaagtttttctataaaaaaagaagaggctcaccgaggttgtacggtgccggctaggggacgacgctggcgatcgacggcggtgaggacggggatgatactaattaaaacctacaaaatataccataatttcagctcaaattgattataaaaaaagtaaaatccctaacttaggcatttcatcgaacaccgtgctagcactagaaaaatagtacgagttagaactaccaaagaaatgagctaaattaggaacgccggaagaaaggatgatattgctaacccttggatagatgtatgcctttaatcttgttaaaagggtggagaaaaaatagagatttgttggagtgtgagaggtggataaaaatttagagtgtgagaggaagaagagaaaaatgagagccaggGGCCAGGAACGGGGGCGATGTGATAATATAGCTGcacaccctttggtaccggtttgtgttacgaaccggtaccaaaggtccagccctggCCCCACACGCGCCTGAAGTGCGggtcgaagacctttcgtaccgattcgtaacacgaaccggtactgtaCAAATgacacctttaataccggttcgtaagggaatcgGTATTAAAGGATTAGACGGTTGccccgttttctactagtgggtgATAAGTAGGCTCGTGGGTCATGCTAAAGGATATTGCTTCTTCAATGAGATCATCCTTTTGCTAACCTATTATAACTATCTGCTACATGGATGGGGGTGACGAATCTCAGTATGACCAGCACGGGCCGGACGTGTTCGAGGACGAGAGCCCGACATGCCACCGCACATGGTGGGCAACATGGTGCTCTGCCCGAGTCCATGGCCGATCGCGATCGCCCCATTGTTTTCACGACTCTGTATTGAGTACAGACAAACTGTGGTACCTCGAAAAAGTTCTTACCCAACCCAAATTCCCAATCAAGAACGCATATATGTGCATGATCCTTTCGTGAAGCCAATTTGCCTAATTTCCAAGAACACCAGCAACAAAATAAATTTTATCAGACTTAATTAATCATGCCATGGCAGGTGAGCGGCAAGCTCATCAATCATGCTTTGTTTCCGGCCGGAGGGCGATCCATCAGCAGTATATCCTTGAGCAGACTCTCGAGGTTGGCCACCGACCTGCCACCAGGTTGTGCGGTGGCACGGGCAGCGATGTCACTCCACTCCGCTGCCTTCCGCCTCATCTCCCGCCCCATCTCACCTCCTCCCATCACCTCCCTTATCCTGGCTTCAACCACCTCCCGGCGAACGTCGTCGCCGACCTCCATTCCCACGCCCCACTCCGTGCATGCGTAGCGGGTGTTGGTCTGCTGCTCGGCGAAGAAGGGCCAGCACAGCATGGGCACCCCGGCGCCGAGCCCCTCCAGCGTGGAGTTCCACCCACAGTGCGTCAGGAACACGCCCACTGCCTCGTGCCGCAGCACGGCCTCCTGCTCGCACCAGCTCGCCAGGAGCCGTCTGCCATCTGTCGCCTCAAGAAACTCAGAAGGTAGCACGGCGGCATCGCCCTTCACCAGGTCGTTCCTGACGACCCACAGGAAGTCGTAGCCGCAGCTGGCCAGCCCCCACGCGAACTCCACCAGGTCTTGGTTGGACATGGTGGTTATGCTCCCGAAGTTGACGTAGACCACGGACCGGAGCTCCCTGCCTCGGAGCCAGTCCAGGCAGGAGTGGTCTTCTCTCCACAGGCTGGGGCGTACCGTGGCGAGCATGCCGTCATCGGGGACCAGCTGCTCGGTGAGCAAGCTGAGGGGGCCGATGGTGTAGACCGGGCCGGGCAGCGTGGCACGGATGGCGTCCAGTGCATGCCCCTCTAGCTCGTCAAAGGTGTTGACGATGAAAGCGGCGGCGCGCCGCGCCTGCTGATGCTCGTGCAATACGAACTCGATCATGATGTCGCTGCGGTCCGTGGTGCGGACGAAAGACGGGAAGTCTCGGAGGCGCATGTGCTTGCTCATCCCGAGAGCCTGCGGCACCGGCGTGTCCAGGTACCCGTTCGTCACTTGCTCTTTGTCTGCTCAGCTCGC includes:
- the LOC124689493 gene encoding 7-deoxyloganetin glucosyltransferase-like; the encoded protein is MGGNRNTVADEKPHAVCVPFPAQGHITPMMKLAKVLHSKGFHVTFVNTEYNHRRLIRSRGSDAVAGLSGFRFATIPDGLPLSDADATQDQEALCYSTMTTCLPHLKKLLGELRDGVPPVTCLVADSIMSFSLDAAAELGVPCALFFAASACGYMGYHSFPFLIDEGLVPLKDKEQVTNGYLDTPVPQALGMSKHMRLRDFPSFVRTTDRSDIMIEFVLHEHQQARRAAAFIVNTFDELEGHALDAIRATLPGPVYTIGPLSLLTEQLVPDDGMLATVRPSLWREDHSCLDWLRGRELRSVVYVNFGSITTMSNQDLVEFAWGLASCGYDFLWVVRNDLVKGDAAVLPSEFLEATDGRRLLASWCEQEAVLRHEAVGVFLTHCGWNSTLEGLGAGVPMLCWPFFAEQQTNTRYACTEWGVGMEVGDDVRREVVEARIREVMGGGEMGREMRRKAAEWSDIAARATAQPGGRSVANLESLLKDILLMDRPPAGNKA